The genomic stretch GGTTATGATTAGGTAATTAGGATGGATCTATTAATGAGGACTTTCCTCTTGTGTGTGAATGTTTTTTTGGTCAATTTGAGGGAAGCACACGTGTCGATGCAGAGGCGTGTgctattccctcttcttatatagtaaagTAATATTccatctctttctcctttttgaCTTAATTGTGTgtatgtttttaatttattatcatcaaattttataaataatattcttttagaattttatatcaagttaaaatcagataaatatattaatacGGATATTGTAGTAAAGTAATGAAAGAGGACAAAGAGGAATGAGTGAATGGGGACATTATAATATGATGTTTTTGATGTATTTTGTAGGGTTAGAATACTATGTGGGACCCATTGGGTGTATTTGAGTTTGTAATAATGAAAAGGAAAGCCACGTGGACGGTTATGATTAGGTATTAGGATGGATCTATTAATGAGGACTTTCCTCTTGTGTGTGAATGTTTTTTTTGGTCAATTTGAGGGAAGCACACGTGTCGATGCAGAGGTGTGTgctattccctcttcttatatagtaaagTAATATTCCATCTCTATCTCCTTTTTGACTTAATTGTGTgaatgtttttaatttattatcatcaaattttataaataatattcttttagaattttatatcaagttaaaatcagataaatatattaatacGTATATTGTAGTAAAGTAATGAAAGAGGACAAAGAGGAATGAGTGAATAGGGACATTATAATATGATGTTTTTGATGTATTTTGTAGGGTTAGAATAATATGTGGAACCCATTGGGTGTATTTGAGTTTGTAATAATGAAAAGGAAAGGCACGTGGACGGTTATGATTAGGTAATTAGGATGGATCTATTAATGAGGACTTTCCTCTTGTGTGTGAATGTTTTTTTGGTCAATTTGAGGGAAGCACACATGTCGATGCAAAGGCGTGTGCTATTCCCTCttctaatataataaaataaaatgtatattgTTTTGGATTCCAGCTTGGCTTATATTTATGATGACTATGACTTATCATGGGAATGAAAAACGATTGACATAATCATGTAATGAAGTATTGGACaccacacacacaaaaaaaaaaaaaagcaaaagaacGGCCAATCTTTGCGGGCGCACCAGATGTGATTGTTTTTCCTTAATCAAAAAATCTTGAATTCGAGATCTTAAAAAAATTCCTAATTAAAAGCATTTTGCTTTAAATGAAGCCTATATGAagcaaattcaaaaataattaggCTCCAACCAGCTAAGGTTAAAAGTGAGCACAATGATTGTTGAGTTGGTTTGTAATTTTTGGGGGTTTTAAATGATAGAATACTTATATAAAGAATAATTTCATGATTGTTTATTTATCCTAACAATAAATACAAGATTTTGTGTGAATTATTTAGATTATTGTtgctatattatatttagtggcaataatAAATATTCTATATAAACATAGCTAAAAACTTAAGCGATTTTGGATATAATAATCAGTACTCTATATAAATGTAGCTAAAGATTTTAGCGATTCTGGGTATAATAACATTAACTCAATTGCTTCTAAAGAAAAAATCTATTGCCactaatttttgttgttgtaggggtcgtttggtagagtacattcgaataatttaaaatatggaGTATCAGTTGTATTTAGTAATGGTTGCATTAATAAAATGTTGGTAGTTATACTGACATTATATAGTAAAcaatacttattttatttgatgTATTAGAAACAACAAAcctttcataacttttattaaaaaaattatttacaaaaataccctccacaCTCTTAAGCTTTGGAAAACGAAAAATGTATTAAGAGGGATTTGAGGAATAGTTATGTCATTAATCAATCTAATGCATGTGTTGAACCCTTTGTATTATTAATACATGAAAATtcatgatattaataatatactCTTCAATACATAATAGAGTATATAACCAATGAAAATTCATGATATTAGTAATATACGcttcaatacacaatagagtatATAACCAATGAAAATtcatgcatgcattattttttctaacacTACAAAGTATTAGATTCAAGCTTGGATAATAGTTGTAATACACTTATCAAAGAAGTAAGAAAAACGAAGATTGGATTATTATCATGCATGAAATGAAGAGGCTACTAAAGGATCATCCCTGATACACATTCCGAGGGAGGCTAATGCAGTAGCAGACTTACTAATAAAATACGGAAGAAGAATGAAAGACCCATATATGATCAAGAGTCAAACTTTGATTTTTGAAGCATCTCCGTCACTAGTAATAGATGCATTAGAAAGAGATGCGACTGGAACTATATCTCATATACTAGTTCCACTTTTGAATGGTTGAAcatatttaactaaataaaatcCTTCTTTTAACAACAAACTAAAACTATAGAAACAAACTAGcttatggataaaaaaaaataaaaatgaacatctaaattactatattttaaCCTGATATAACTGAAGATTGGTCTCTCTGggacatttatgaacttgaCAAGCCAACCAATTGGCCAAGATACAGCTGCAAATCCAATGCAAATACCCCATTGTCCCCAATTCAACCTCTCTGTATTTGCAAACTTTTTTAGAAACTCCACCATCACCACTTGGAGAACCAATGTTAATCCGATGATTGCCATGAACAACTTGTTCTTTTGTATTCCCTCAAAGACATTCTTCTTCTCCAGGTTTCGCGTGTTGAATTCATTGAACACTTGGCAAAGAACAAACGTGTTGAAAAACAATGTATCGTTTACACTCTTGTTGACACCAAAGATTGATTCTCCTTTGTATAGTAAGGTCAATAAAACAGCAATCTGGTATGAAGCCTGAGCCATTAGATTCCTCCACATAATATTTGTGATAAGTGGTGCTGTCCTACCAACTGGTTTCTTCTTCATGACTTCCTCGGTTGGCTTCTCTGTCGCAAGTGCTAATGCCCCTAATGTGTCCATGATCAAATTTACCCATAGCAACTGTACTGATGTTAGTGGTTCCTCACCATACGAAACAGAAGCTACAAAATTGATCACGAGCGCAGCCACATTTGCTGTGAGCTGAAATTGGATAAATTTCTGGATGTTGTTATAGACACATCTTCCCCATTTCAGAACTGTGGCAACTGAAGCAAAGTTATCATCCAAGATGACAATATCAGAACTCTCTTTAGCTACTTCAGTGCCCTGAATCCCCATAGAAAGTCCTATATCTGCTTCCTTTAAAGCTGGTGCATCGTTTGCTCCATCACCTGTGACCGCAACCACATGACCTTTCTTTCTCAAGCACTGCACCATTAGAAGTTTGTCAAAAGGGGATGATCTTGCCATAACGCTTATCATCTCCACTCTCTCCATCCGTTCTTCATCTGTGAGGCTGCGAAATTCTACACCTTCTATGACTGCTCCTTCATCTACTTCCTGATTAGGATGAAGAATCCCACATTCTGTTGCTATGGCTTTTGCAGTGAAAACATTGTCTCCAGTGATCATCTTGATGTTCACACCAGCATTTTGGCAATCTTCCACAGCTTTCTTCATGCCTGGTCGACATGGATCTTTTAGGCCAACAAAGCCCAAAAGAATGAAGGAGTTGTCTGGAACATTTCCATGCATATGTTCACGATCCTCCTGCTCAGCTTTTGGCACTTGCTTGTGCGCGAATGCAATGCATCGGAGGCTGCTGGCAGCCATTCCTTCAATTATCCTGTCACATTCTTCCTTATCTGATTGCTCGAAAGGTTTTACGTTCCCTTCTAGATCATAATAATGGGAGCACATTCTTGAAATCATTTCAGCAGCACCTTTCCAATGTGCATGAAATGTGCCATCAGTGATGTTCTTGATCAGGACACCACTCTTCTTTTTATCCGAATTGAAAGCTTCCACATGTAGAATGTTgaaatttcttttgatttgatcCATATCCATGTTCAGTTCCATAACAGCCCATGAAAGAATAGCTTTTTCAGTAGGGCTGCCTGAGAACTCAAAGCTGGAACATGGATCGGAGGACTTGAAAACACTGCCTGTAGTGTTTAATCCAACACCTTGATGTAATAATTCAAGAACTTTTGCTGAAATTGATGTATGACTTTCCGCCTTCATGTGGTCTTTGCCTAAGAAAAACTTTGTCACGGTCATCTTATTTAATGTTAGAGTACCTGTTTTATCAGTACAGATGGTGGTGACAGAGCCCATAATCTCACAAGCGGAGAGCTTCCTCACCATTGCCTGATCAGCCATCATTCTCTTCATGGAATAGGTCAGAGTAAGTGTAACAGCTAAAGGCAAGCCTTCAGGAATTGCGGCAACAATAATGGTAACAGCAGAAGCAAAAATTCCCACCACAGCATTGATCACATCATTGGATGATGTCTTGATCCCGTTGAATTCTCTGAACCCATTCTCATCTACTGTGCTCCCAGTAAAGTATTGTACCAATTGGACAATGAGAACCAAGAAGGCAACTAACAAACCAACTTTATCAATCAATGAAGTGAGCATGTCGAGTCGTTCTTGGAGAGGCGTGTGCTCGTTAGAGTCACTGCATATTTCACTCATCATTTCACCCCAGGTCGTGTTCATGTCAACTGATGTCACAAGCATCATTCCATAGCCATCAACAACCTTCGTGCCAGATATCAAGAATGGATTTTGGCTGATATTAATCTCTACATGATCACTTTCTCCTGTCATGCTAGATTCATCCACTTGTAAAGAATGACCTTGTACCAAAATCCCATCAGCAGGGACTTGATCTCCAATCTTCAAGCAAATGACATCTCCAACCACAATTTCAAATATTGATATCTGTTGGCGCCTCCCCTTTCTAACAGCTTCTACTGGAATATTTTTGCTCACTTTAGAAAGCTTATCAAACTGTCTGTTTTGTCTAAACTTACTAATAGACGAAACAGCGATGACAAGAAACCCTGCGAcataaatactccctccatcaTACCATCCTTCTTTCGGTCCATGCTCCATAATTCCAAGTACAAGAGACAGAGCACCCCAGAGCAAAAGTTTAATGTTGGTGGGATCTTTTAATGATTCCCAAAGAAAGATGAAGAAACTCTTAGCAGGTGGCTTACGATACATGTTTCTTCCAAACACCTCATGTCTACGTGCAACATCTTCTGGATCTCCGCTTACACCATCAGTTGTATCAGTTTTGAGAGAATCAGCAACACCTTGTACACCTCCAAGGTTAGCAAGTTCGTCAATGTTTTTATCTTTGACAAGCTTAGCTAGACTTGACTGATCAATGCCTGAGAAAAAAGGGTGGTCTTCAACTACATCAATTGCGATTGTATCAGTCGATACACCAAGTACTTTTCTTGGATTATAGGCAGGTCCATGTAGTGCTTTAGTGCTGGTATTAATTTTAAAAGCTCTGGAACAAAAGATAGTAGCAAAAGCTACATGCCATCTTTTTTGGCTTGAGAAATCAACTTCAGATGACAAATCAAGTGTTATGTTCATGCAGAGGTAATGTAAGTTTGCTTGAAACATCATGTTCAAGTCTTTCTTTGACTatggatgaacaaatttgttccATGGAAGTTCCTTTTATAGTGGTAGCAAAATTTGCCTAGACTGCTAGGAGTACACCGACAGTTATTGACTTTATGTATGTTTCCATTTAATTTCCAAGCATTTCCAACTCCCTCCTTCCACACAGACTATTAGGGAGTGCAGAGATGATATTCTTGGAAGTTGCTCTCAACACGCCCCTTCACGTGCAGCTCAAACCTTTGCCTGTTTGATATCATATTGAAGTATGTGACTATTTTCTCATCTAAAACTGTTAGAAAGGGCACagttttattagttaattatatttatattctcaATAGCAATAACAGACTATAATATCATGCTTATCTTTTTGTTCTTGACTTGAGCGTGGTCTTTGTTTAAAGCTTATAAGAATATTCAATTCGTCCCAAAATAAGTGGAGCTTTAGTTCATTTCATGtccattaagaaaaataatactccaatataAGATACAGTATACTAAGGTATTCATATTATtagagataagtgtcaaaaacacacttCTCTCtttcatatctaaactatcacttattaatttgagaaacacacctctCGCTTTTATATCACTATCATCAtagtgtgtgtaatacactctctcctttattttaaaaaatctcacATCACACTCCACATGGACAAAATATTCAACCTTAACATTAGATGTGTTTTTGACATTTATCTCTATTTATTAAATGTTTGTTCAGAATTGAACACTACTAAGAAGAAATGGTAAGAGTATAATTCAAAACAATTACTCTCATTATTGTCATAGTTCCATTGTCTAGAAAATTTGCATGGAGTTAGAAGTTTCTGATAATTGATACTTTCTTTGTCTCAATTTCTGATATGGAGTCTTTGTTTAAGCTAATTAGGGgtcatttttcttcaaaattaggttaattatcttgaaaatatataataactaCGCACTTCGAtgtcaaaaaagaaataaggtttgaaaaagGTGGGGGTGTACGAAATATTTTATCCTTATCTTATGTATAAGATAGAGTCCATAACGAAGTTTCCAGTAATTTACTATAATACGTGTTGAATGTCGTCAACAAACTCTACATTAGTTGACTGTATAATACTTATGCAACAAGTTTTGAAGCCATAGTTAATTAcaacatgcatatatatatatatatatatatatatatatatatatatatatatatatataaaaattctaGGAAAAGGATATATGGATTGATCTCAATCCAAAGACAggtgtatataatttttttatatatatattattagtataATTTAACATGAACTACGAAATTGCTTTCTCCTTATGAATTGTTTACTTAATTACCTTTAAATTGAAATTGTTTAATAGTGACAATACACAAGTTAAATCGAAAACTTTCAAGCTTTCACTTGCCCCAGTTAATACTTTTGACTcttcgatatatatatatggtaaaaTTAGTCCATAAAAATAAACATCTAATACATTCAAGTTTGAGATTTATTTGCTTAAGCCATCAAAAATTAGACTGATATGTAACATAAAATTGATCAATGAGAAatcttattaaaatattttaaatttgattatgtgtaacataatcataataaaggaaaataataatatttttacactctg from Solanum stenotomum isolate F172 unplaced genomic scaffold, ASM1918654v1 scaffold18559, whole genome shotgun sequence encodes the following:
- the LOC125850676 gene encoding putative calcium-transporting ATPase 13, plasma membrane-type isoform X2, whose protein sequence is MMFQANLHYLCMNITLDLSSEVDFSSQKRWHVAFATIFCSRAFKINTSTKALHGPAYNPRKVLGVSTDTIAIDVVEDHPFFSGIDQSSLAKLVKDKNIDELANLGGVQGVADSLKTDTTDGVSGDPEDVARRHEVFGRNMYRKPPAKSFFIFLWESLKDPTNIKLLLWGALSLVLGIMEHGPKEGWYDGGSIYVAGFLVIAVSSISKFRQNRQFDKLSKVSKNIPVEAVRKGRRQQISIFEIVVGDVICLKIGDQVPADGILVQGHSLQVDESSMTGESDHVEINISQNPFLISGTKVVDGYGMMLVTSVDMNTTWGEMMSEICSDSNEHTPLQERLDMLTSLIDKVGLLVAFLVLIVQLVQYFTGSTVDENGFREFNGIKTSSNDVINAVVGIFASAVTIIVAAIPEGLPLAVTLTLTYSMKRMMADQAMVRKLSACEIMGSVTTICTDKTGTLTLNKMTVTKFFLGKDHMKAESHTSISAKVLELLHQGVGLNTTGSVFKSSDPCSSFEFSGSPTEKAILSWAVMELNMDMDQIKRNFNILHVEAFNSDKKKSGVLIKNITDGTFHAHWKGAAEMISRMCSHYYDLEGNVKPFEQSDKEECDRIIEGMAASSLRCIAFAHKQVPKAEQEDREHMHGNVPDNSFILLGFVGLKDPCRPGMKKAVEDCQNAGVNIKMITGDNVFTAKAIATECGILHPNQEVDEGAVIEGVEFRSLTDEERMERVEMISVMARSSPFDKLLMVQCLRKKGHVVAVTGDGANDAPALKEADIGLSMGIQGTEVAKESSDIVILDDNFASVATVLKWGRCVYNNIQKFIQFQLTANVAALVINFVASVSYGEEPLTSVQLLWVNLIMDTLGALALATEKPTEEVMKKKPVGRTAPLITNIMWRNLMAQASYQIAVLLTLLYKGESIFGVNKSVNDTLFFNTFVLCQVFNEFNTRNLEKKNVFEGIQKNKLFMAIIGLTLVLQVVMVEFLKKFANTERLNWGQWGICIGFAAASWPIGWLVKCITVPERPIFSYLRLNYLKALFK
- the LOC125850676 gene encoding putative calcium-transporting ATPase 13, plasma membrane-type isoform X3, with the protein product MMFQANLHYLCMNITLDLSSEVDFSSQKRWHVAFATIFCSRAFKINTSTKALHGPAYNPRKVLGVSTDTIAIDVVEDHPFFSGIDQSSLAKLVKDKNIDELANLGGVQGVADSLKTDTTDGVSGDPEDVARRHEVFGRNMYRKPPAKSFFIFLWESLKDPTNIKLLLWGALSLVLGIMEHGPKEGWYDGGSIYVAGFLVIAVSSISKFRQNRQFDKLSKVSKNIPVEAVRKGRRQQISIFEIVVGDVICLKIGDQVPADGILVQGHSLQVDESSMTGESDHVEINISQNPFLISGTKVVDGYGMMLVTSVDMNTTWGEMMSEICSDSNEHTPLQERLDMLTSLIDKVGLLVAFLVLIVQLVQYFTGSTVDENGFREFNGIKTSSNDVINAVVGIFASAVTIIVAAIPEGLPLAVTLTLTYSMKRMMADQAMVRKLSACEIMGSVTTICTDKTGTLTLNKMTVTKFFLGKDHMKAESHTSISAKVLELLHQGVGLNTTGSVFKSSDPCSSFEFSGSPTEKAILSWAVMELNMDMDQIKRNFNILHVEAFNSDKKKSGVLIKNITDGTFHAHWKGAAEMISRMCSHYYDLEGNVKPFEQSDKEECDRIIEGMAASSLRCIAFAHKQVPKAEQEDREHMHGNVPDNSFILLGFVGLKDPCRPGMKKAVEDCQNAGVNIKMITGDNVFTAKAIATECGILHPNQEVDEGAVIEGVEFRSLTDEERMERVEMISVMARSSPFDKLLMVQCLRKKGHVVAVTGDGTNDAPALKEADIGLSMGIQGTEVAKESSDIVILDDNFASVATVLKWGRCVYNNIQKFIQFQLTVNVAALVINFVAAVSSGEVPLTAVQLLWVNLIMDTLGALALATEKPTEELMKKKPVGRTAPLITNIMWRNLMAQALYQIAVLLTLQFKGESIFGVNKKVNDTLIFNTFVLCQVFNEFNARKLEKKNVFEGIHKNKLFVAIIGITLVLQVVMVEFLKKFANTERLNWGQWGICIGFAAASWPIGWLVKCITVPERPIFSYLRLNYLKALFK
- the LOC125850676 gene encoding putative calcium-transporting ATPase 13, plasma membrane-type isoform X1, whose amino-acid sequence is MMFQANLHYLCMNITLDLSSEVDFSSQKRWHVAFATIFCSRAFKINTSTKALHGPAYNPRKVLGVSTDTIAIDVVEDHPFFSGIDQSSLAKLVKDKNIDELANLGGVQGVADSLKTDTTDGVSGDPEDVARRHEVFGRNMYRKPPAKSFFIFLWESLKDPTNIKLLLWGALSLVLGIMEHGPKEGWYDGGSIYVAGFLVIAVSSISKFRQNRQFDKLSKVSKNIPVEAVRKGRRQQISIFEIVVGDVICLKIGDQVPADGILVQGHSLQVDESSMTGESDHVEINISQNPFLISGTKVVDGYGMMLVTSVDMNTTWGEMMSEICSDSNEHTPLQERLDMLTSLIDKVGLLVAFLVLIVQLVQYFTGSTVDENGFREFNGIKTSSNDVINAVVGIFASAVTIIVAAIPEGLPLAVTLTLTYSMKRMMADQAMVRKLSACEIMGSVTTICTDKTGTLTLNKMTVTKFFLGKDHMKAESHTSISAKVLELLHQGVGLNTTGSVFKSSDPCSSFEFSGSPTEKAILSWAVMELNMDMDQIKRNFNILHVEAFNSDKKKSGVLIKNITDGTFHAHWKGAAEMISRMCSHYYDLEGNVKPFEQSDKEECDRIIEGMAASSLRCIAFAHKQVPKAEQEDREHMHGNVPDNSFILLGFVGLKDPCRPGMKKAVEDCQNAGVNIKMITGDNVFTAKAIATECGILHPNQEVDEGAVIEGEEFRNLTDELRMERVEKIRVMARSSPFDKLLMVQCLRKKGHVVAVTGDGTNDAPALKEADIGLSMGIQGTEVAKESSDIVILDDNFASVATVLKWGRCVYNNIQKFIQFQLTVNVAALVINFVAAVSSGEVPLTAVQLLWVNLIMDTLGALALATEKPTEELMKKKPVGRTAPLITNIMWRNLMAQALYQIAVLLTLQFKGESIFGVNKKVNDTLIFNTFVLCQVFNEFNARKLEKKNVFEGIHKNKLFVAIIGITLVLQVVMVEFLKKFANTERLNWGQWGICIGFAAASWPIGWLVKCITVPERPIFSYLRLNYLKALFK